In Beijerinckia indica subsp. indica ATCC 9039, the genomic window CAGCCAGTTGGGGGCCAGCTGCGTCTTGACCACGTTTTGTTTCAGCAGATGTCCAGCTTCCACCATGGCGCACCCCGCTTATTCTCTTTTTGTTCCGACATCGGACGAGAACAAAAATAGAACAAACGGAATTTATGTCAATTCGTCCTGTGGGTAATTCTGAACCTGATAAAGCCAACCATAGCCGGCGAGGGTGCGTTCCGGATTGCTGAAACGCAAGACCGTGTCGCGGGCCAAGGCGGCAGGCCCTTTGAGATGGTAGATTGTGGCTTGTCGGCGTGAGGCAGCCTGGACTTTGCTCGCTCTGGCGTAACGCTGCTTTTGATAGGTCACGAGCGCTGTTTCGATCGTTTGCGTCCCTGTGAGGGGTTCCGCGAGAACGTGACCTAGCATGGCGGCATCTTCGATCGCCTGGGCCGCGCCTTGCGCGAGAAAAGGCACCATGGGATGGGCGGCATCGCCAAGAAGCGCGACACGCCCCGCGCACCAGGTGGGAAAAGGTGGATAATCAAGCAAAGGGTGGGTGCGCCATTGTGGCGCCGCCGCGAGCAGGGCGCGGGCGGGTTCTGCCCATGTGGTAAAGGATTGCGCCAGTTCGGCGGGATCGCCGATCCCAGCCCAGAACGTTTGCGTGGAATCGGTCGAAGGCCTTGTCTTGATGACGGCGACGACATTGACGACCGTGCCCTGGCGCAGGGGATAATGCACGAGATGAGCATCAGGACCGAGCCAGAGATTGGTGCGCGGCTTCAACATCTCCGTACTGGCCAGTTCGGCGGGGACAAGCGCCCGCCAAGCCGTCCGTTTGCAAAGCTCTCTCTTTGTTTGCG contains:
- a CDS encoding FAD-dependent monooxygenase; translation: MRQSHALIAGAGIGGLTAALCLARQGWRISLFEQAPVLEEVGAGLQLSPNASAILRGLGVLPHLEHAALRPQELVLRRARDGASLIRLPLHEAEHLWGAPYLLAHRADLQRALLETLALHENISLRLGSTVAGFASGADGVRIVVKHGQIKSTFEGDCLIGADGVHSLVRGRLLEASQPLPQTKRELCKRTAWRALVPAELASTEMLKPRTNLWLGPDAHLVHYPLRQGTVVNVVAVIKTRPSTDSTQTFWAGIGDPAELAQSFTTWAEPARALLAAAPQWRTHPLLDYPPFPTWCAGRVALLGDAAHPMVPFLAQGAAQAIEDAAMLGHVLAEPLTGTQTIETALVTYQKQRYARASKVQAASRRQATIYHLKGPAALARDTVLRFSNPERTLAGYGWLYQVQNYPQDELT